The window CGCATGCCCTCACCTCTCCCCAACATTTTAACGCCCAGGTTTGTTGCGCGCCGCAAACCGGATCCGGTGGGCGGGGACCGGCCCCTCCTGGAAGCGCTCCTCCTTCCAGGGGTCCCCCCGCCAGTGGTAGCCCAGCCGCTCCCAGAAGCCGAGCTCCAGGTGGTCCAAAAGCACGATGCGGCGCACCCACTTGGCGCTCTTCCAGGCGTAGAGGTGGGGCACGAGGAGGCGGACGGGGCCTCCCCTTTCCGGGGGGAGGGGCTTGCCGAAGAGGGTGTGGGCGAGGAGCACGTCCTCCCTAAGGAGGTCCTCCAGGAGGAGGTTGGTGGTGTAGCCCCCGTAGCTTTCCACCAAGGCGGCCACGGCCTCGGGCCTGGGGCGGGCCTCTTCCAGGAGGTCCCGCGTCCGCACCCCCTTCCAGGTCACGTCCAGGCGGCTCCAGCGGGTGACGCAGTGGAAGTCCCGGGTGAGCTCCACCTGGGGCCGGGCGAGGAGGTCCTCGTAGGTGAGGACGAGGGGCGTTTCCACGAGTCCCGTGACCTCGAGGCGCCACGCCTCCTTGGCGACCTTTGGGGTCTCCCCGTAGGTGAGGATGGGGAAGCGCTCCGTGACGAACTGGCCCGGGGGCACGCGGGGGTCCATACGCTCAGGATAGCCCCAAACCCCGAGGGAGAAAGCGGGCCAGGTCATACCCGTTCCCGGGGAGGCCGTTTTGGGGGATCACCGGCTCCGGTAGAGGAGGACCCGCACCTTCTCCAAGGTGACGAGCCCCTCCCGCACCATCCCGTCCAGCACGGGGAGAAAGGCCTGGATCTTCTCCTCCGTGTCCACGATCTCCACCACCACGGGGAGGTCCTCGGAGAGCTGGAGGATCTTGGCGGTGTGGATGCGGGAGTGGGCCCCAAAGCCCATGAAGCCCTTGAGGACCGTGGCCCCGGAAAGGCCGCGGCGCCGGGCCTCGAGGACGATGGCCTCGTAAAGGGGCCTCCCTTCATACCGGTCCGACTCCCCCAGGAAGACGCGGAGGAGCAGGGCCTCGCCCTCCAAGCGCATGCCCCTAGCCTACCAGGGCCCCGCCCAGGCGGTAGCCCAAGAAGGCGAGGAAGAGGCCGAGGAAAAGGCTCCCAAAGGCGTAGAGCAAGGCCTTCCCCACCTCGCCTCCCTGGAGGAGGGCGAGGGTCTCGTAGCTCAAGGAGGAGAAGGTGGTGAACCCCCCTAGAACCCCCACGGCGAGGAAGAGCCGGGCCTCGCCGGAGAGGGCCCCTTCCAGGGAGAGGCGGAGGGTGAGGCCGATGAGGAAGCTCCCCAGGGCGTTGACGAAAAGCGTGCTCCAGGGAAACCCCGCCCCCAGGCTTCCCTGGACCAAGGCCCCGAGGCCGTAGCGCAAAAGCGAGCCCAACGCCCCGCCCAGGGCCACCAGGAGGTATCGCTCCACCCCCAAAGTATATTGGGGCCATGAAGCCCAAGACCCTCTCCCCCATCCTCACCGCCAAGGGGGTACGGCTCGCCATCGCCGTGGGCCGCTTCAACGAGCGGGTGACCAAGCTCCTTTTGGAGGGGGCCCTCGAGGCCTACGCCCGCCTGGGCGGGGACCCCGCCGAGGTCCTGGTGGCCTGGGTCCCCGGCTCCTTTGAGCTTCCCCTGGTGGCCAAGCGCCTGGCCCAAAGGCCCGACGTGGACGCGGTGGTGGCCCTGGGGGCGGTGATCCGGGGCGAGACCCCCCACTTTGAGTACGTGGCGGGCCAGGCGGCGAGCGGCCTCATGCAGGCCATGCTCCAGACGGAGAAGCCCATCGTCTTCGGCGTCCTCACCACCAACACCCCCGAGGAGGCCCAGGAGCGCGCCGGGGGCAAGGCGGGCAACAAAGGCGCCGAGGCGGTCTTCACCGCCATTGAGATGGTGCGCCTTCTGGAGGCTATTTCCCGGTGAAGAGGGCGCGGGCGTAGCGGAGGTGGAGGTAGAGGAAGCAGCCGAGGCAGAAGCCGAAGGCCAGGTTGACGAAGGCGAGGAGGGCCACGAGGAGGGCGAGGGCGTAGCCCAAAGGCTTCAGGCCGAGGAGGAGGGCCAAGGAGGCAAGCCCCAGGAAGACCGCCCCCAAAAAGCGGGCGAAGCGGTGGGGCCTCGGGTCCTCGTCCACCATCTGCGGGGGAACCCGGAGGAGGCGCTTAAGGACCGCCATCAGGTCCAGGGGGGTGTGCTGGCTCGCCATGAGGAGGAAGAGGAGGTAGACGAGCCAGGGCAGGTCCAGAAGCGCCGCCAGGGGCAGAAGGAGGACGAGGAGGGCCTGGTTGAAGCGGAGCTGGTTCCGGTCCGTCCGCATGCCCCCAATATACGCCTGAGCCTGTATGTGTCAGGGGTAAAAGGCACAATCCCCGGGCCCCCACCGCGGCGAAAGCCGCTTGAGGTGCCTAGAGGAGGCGGACGGGCATCCCCTCCTTAAGCCCCAAGGCCTCCCGGGCGCTCCCCCGGTTCACCGCCACCTCCAAAAGCCCCGCGCTCCCCAGGTAGGCCACCGGGGCCCCTTCCGGAACCTCCCCGAAGGTGCGGCGCACGGGCACCCGCCTTCCCCCCACCTCCACGAAGCCGCCCACCGGCGCCCGGAGGAGGGTGGTGATGGCGTTGCCGAAGCGGTCAAAGGTGAGGACCTCCCCTTCCGGCCCCTCCGTGAGGGCGAGGGGGAGACGGGCCAGGGTCTCCACCGGCACCTCCGGCCCAAGCCCCTCCGGGGGGAGGCCCAGGGCCAGGTGGGCGGCCGCGGGGGCGAAGACGTCCCGGCCGTGGAAGGTGGCCTCCCCGGGGGCCCAGCCCGGGAGGGCGGCCTTGGGCCGGGGCCTGGGCGGCTCCAGGAGGAAGGCCCGCCGGGGAGGGTCCAGAAGCCAGGCCAAGGTGAAGAGGCCGTTGTCCGGGCCCACGTAGGTCCACCGCCCCAGGGCGGCCACCGCCCGGCGCGCCGTCCCCACCCCCGGGTCCACCACGGCCAGGACCACCGCCCCCTCGGGGAGGTAGGGCAGGGCCTCAAAGAGGGCGTAGGCCGCCCGCCTCAGGTCCTGGGGCGGGAGGGCGTGGGCCAGGTCCACCACGGCCGGCCCCGGGGCCCGCTCCGCCAGCACCGCCTTCACCACGGCCACGTAGGGGTCCTCGAGGCCGAAATCCGAGAGGAAGTAGACGGGCCGCACTAAAACCTCCTAAGCCAGGCCGAGGGGAAAAGCCCCATGACCACCCCGGCCACGACCCAGCCCAGGGCGAGGCCGAGAAGCCCCCCCGTGCGCTCCTTCAGCCGGAGGAGAAGCCAGCCCACGAGGAGGAGGAAGAGGGCGGGCCCGGGCCAGGCCACGGCGAAGAAGAGGGCGGCCAAAGGCAGGGCAAGGTCCCGGTACCGCTCCCGGAAGACCCAAGGCACTAGGCCCCGGAAAAAGGGTTCCGCCAGGGCGAGCCCCAGGAAGGTGAGGAGGCTTGGGGGCAGGCCCCCAAGCCCCAGGAAGCCCCGCACCTGGCCGTAGGCCCAAAGGAGCCCCAGGAGAAGCGGCCCCACCCAGAACCCCTCCACCCAGGCCTCCTTGGGCCCGAGAAGCCCGGGGAAGCGCCTCCGCTGCCAGAGGTAGAGGCCGAGGAAGAGGTAGAGGCCGTAGGCCAGGTGGAAGAGGGGCAGGACCACCCCCTGCTGGTAGGGGGTGAAGAGGGCGAGGGCGTTGCCGTAAAGCCCAAGCCCCGTCGCCACGGAGACCAGGAGGGCCACCCCAAGCCCCCCCAGGGCGAAGAGGTAGAGCCGCCCCGGGCCGGGCAGGGGGTCCTCCACCACCTCCACGGTGCGCAAAGGCTCAATGCGGCTTTCCCCGTAGACGAGAAGCCCGAGGAAGGCCACCGCGCAGAGGAGCCAGGGCCAGAGGCGGGCAAGCCCCAGGCCGGGGAGGTTCTCCACCTGGGCGAGCTCCCCCAGAACGGAAAACCCCCCCTGCCCGTCCAGCCGCCCGAAGCGGGCGAGGACCAAGGCGGCGAGGGCCTCCCGGTAGAGGGGGCTTTCCGGGGAAAGCCGGGAGCGGACCTCCTCCAGGAGGGAGGCCGCCTCGGCAAGCCGCCCCCCGGCCAGGAGGAGCCGCCCCTTGAGGACCACTTCCTCCGGGGTGTCCCCCAGGTAGGCCACCCCCTCCAGGGGCCGGCCCAGCTCCAGGTAAAGCCGCCCCAAAAGGAGCCGCACCTCCCGGTCCAAGGGAAGGCCCCGGGCCAGGGCCAACGCCTCCTCGAGGCGCCCGAGGCGCTCCAAGGCGAGGGCGCGGAGAAGCCTCCCCTCCGTCCCCTCGAGGCCCAGGGCCAGAACCTCCCGGTACCGCCCCTCGGCGAGGAGGGCCCGGGCCCGGAGGTAGGGGGCCTCCGGGTCCTCGCCCAGGCGGTCCAGGTAGGCCTGGGCCTGGGCCACCTCCCCCTTGTCCAGGTGGATGCGCACGAGAAGCCGCAGGACCTCCCGGTCCTGGGGGGCGACCACGAGGCCCAGCTCGCAGGTGGCCTGGGCCGCCTCCAGCGCCCCCTGGGCGTAGAGGCGGGCGCACCGGGCCGCGTAGTCCCCCCCTTGGCCCCAGGCGAGGCCCAAGGCCACCGCCAGCGCCCAGACGCCGCGCATGCCCCGAGTCTACACCCACGGGGTGGTATCCTGGAGCGGATGAGAACCATGCGCCAAGCCCTCTTCGCGGCCGCGCTTCTGGCCGTGGCCCTGGCCCAAGGGGACCTCGCTGGCCTCATCGCCCAGGGGCGCTTCGCCGAGGCCTACGAACGGGGCGTCCGGGAGGCCACCCCCCAGGCCCTGGTCCTCGCGGCCCAGGCGGCGAGCTACCACGCCATGTACGTGGCCAAGCCCGAGGAAAAGCGGGCCTGGTTTGAGCGGGCGGAGAAGGCCGCCTCCCAGGCCATCGCCCAGGACCCTGGCCTCGCGGAGGCCCACTTTGAACGGGCCCGGGCCCTGGGACGGCTTTCCCAGTTCAAGGGGATCCTCGAGGCCCTGGCCGAGGGCCTCGCCCCCCGGATCCGCGCCGACCTGGAGGAGACCCTGAAGCGCAAGCCCGACCACGCGGGGGCCATGGTGGCCCTGGCCCTGTGGCACTTTGAGCTGGTGCAAAAGGGCTGGCTGGTGGCCGCGACCCAGG of the Thermus thermophilus HB8 genome contains:
- a CDS encoding sulfite oxidase-like oxidoreductase, with amino-acid sequence MTWPAFSLGVWGYPERMDPRVPPGQFVTERFPILTYGETPKVAKEAWRLEVTGLVETPLVLTYEDLLARPQVELTRDFHCVTRWSRLDVTWKGVRTRDLLEEARPRPEAVAALVESYGGYTTNLLLEDLLREDVLLAHTLFGKPLPPERGGPVRLLVPHLYAWKSAKWVRRIVLLDHLELGFWERLGYHWRGDPWKEERFQEGPVPAHRIRFAARNKPGR
- a CDS encoding DUF190 domain-containing protein, with the protein product MRLEGEALLLRVFLGESDRYEGRPLYEAIVLEARRRGLSGATVLKGFMGFGAHSRIHTAKILQLSEDLPVVVEIVDTEEKIQAFLPVLDGMVREGLVTLEKVRVLLYRSR
- the crcB gene encoding fluoride efflux transporter CrcB, coding for MERYLLVALGGALGSLLRYGLGALVQGSLGAGFPWSTLFVNALGSFLIGLTLRLSLEGALSGEARLFLAVGVLGGFTTFSSLSYETLALLQGGEVGKALLYAFGSLFLGLFLAFLGYRLGGALVG
- the ribH gene encoding 6,7-dimethyl-8-ribityllumazine synthase: MKPKTLSPILTAKGVRLAIAVGRFNERVTKLLLEGALEAYARLGGDPAEVLVAWVPGSFELPLVAKRLAQRPDVDAVVALGAVIRGETPHFEYVAGQAASGLMQAMLQTEKPIVFGVLTTNTPEEAQERAGGKAGNKGAEAVFTAIEMVRLLEAISR
- a CDS encoding DUF4395 family protein, with product MRTDRNQLRFNQALLVLLLPLAALLDLPWLVYLLFLLMASQHTPLDLMAVLKRLLRVPPQMVDEDPRPHRFARFLGAVFLGLASLALLLGLKPLGYALALLVALLAFVNLAFGFCLGCFLYLHLRYARALFTGK
- a CDS encoding SAM hydrolase/SAM-dependent halogenase family protein, coding for MRPVYFLSDFGLEDPYVAVVKAVLAERAPGPAVVDLAHALPPQDLRRAAYALFEALPYLPEGAVVLAVVDPGVGTARRAVAALGRWTYVGPDNGLFTLAWLLDPPRRAFLLEPPRPRPKAALPGWAPGEATFHGRDVFAPAAAHLALGLPPEGLGPEVPVETLARLPLALTEGPEGEVLTFDRFGNAITTLLRAPVGGFVEVGGRRVPVRRTFGEVPEGAPVAYLGSAGLLEVAVNRGSAREALGLKEGMPVRLL
- a CDS encoding tetratricopeptide repeat protein gives rise to the protein MRGVWALAVALGLAWGQGGDYAARCARLYAQGALEAAQATCELGLVVAPQDREVLRLLVRIHLDKGEVAQAQAYLDRLGEDPEAPYLRARALLAEGRYREVLALGLEGTEGRLLRALALERLGRLEEALALARGLPLDREVRLLLGRLYLELGRPLEGVAYLGDTPEEVVLKGRLLLAGGRLAEAASLLEEVRSRLSPESPLYREALAALVLARFGRLDGQGGFSVLGELAQVENLPGLGLARLWPWLLCAVAFLGLLVYGESRIEPLRTVEVVEDPLPGPGRLYLFALGGLGVALLVSVATGLGLYGNALALFTPYQQGVVLPLFHLAYGLYLFLGLYLWQRRRFPGLLGPKEAWVEGFWVGPLLLGLLWAYGQVRGFLGLGGLPPSLLTFLGLALAEPFFRGLVPWVFRERYRDLALPLAALFFAVAWPGPALFLLLVGWLLLRLKERTGGLLGLALGWVVAGVVMGLFPSAWLRRF